In Lates calcarifer isolate ASB-BC8 linkage group LG4, TLL_Latcal_v3, whole genome shotgun sequence, a genomic segment contains:
- the LOC108884884 gene encoding cytochrome P450 7B1 isoform X1: MSPLLLLLLGLLSLLLCLLRSTTRTRRDGEPPLIKGWIPIIGKALEFGKDAHKFLEKHKEKYGDVFTVQIAGKYMTFIMDPLLYPNIIKHGRQLDFHEFSNRVAPFTFGYPPVTGKYPGLREEIRRSFHLLQGDGLIALTESMMGNLMLVFRQDHLAERPGEEGSWKSGNIYQFCFTVLFEATFLTLYGKPPAARRHSGMGVLREDFIKFDKMFPLLIAQIPIWLLGRTKAIRENLIRCFLPHRMSIWSNKSQFIRRRSEVFDQYDTLRDFDKAAHHFAILWASLGNTVPATFWTMYYLVSHPEALEVVRQEIHDVLRTNGVEFSRDRDVTISRELLDKLLYLESSINESLRLSSASMNIRVAQEDFDLQLDSERSVPVRKGDIIALYPQSMHLDPEIYEEPQTFQFDRYTQDSKKKTDFYKDGEKLKYYLMPFGSGSSKCPGRYFAINEIKQFLCLLLLYFDLQLEEGQTRATVDSSRAGLGILLPTTDIRFRYRLRVNQD, translated from the exons gaGAGATGGTGAACCTCCTCTGATTAAAGGCTGGATCCCTATCATTGGAAAAGCTCTGGAGTTTGGAAAAGATGCCCATAAATTTCTAGAGAAACATAAGGAGAAATATGGAGACgtttttacagtgcagataGCTG GTAAGTACATGACCTTCATCATGGACCCTTTACTGTATCCAAACATCATCAAACATGGCCGACAGCTGGACTTCCACGAGTTCTCCAACAGGGTGGCTCCGTTCACCTTCGGCTACCCGCCCGTCACTGGAAAGTACCCCGGCCTGCGGGAGGAGATCCGCCGCtccttccacctcctccagggAGACGGTCTGATAGCCCTGACAGAGAGCATGATGGGTAACCTGATGCTGGTGTTTCGTCAGGACCACCTTGCAGAGCGGCCGGGGGAGGAGGGCAGCTGGAAGAGCGGCAACATATACcagttttgttttacagtctTGTTTGAGGCCACTTTCCTCACCTTGTACGGCAAACCGCCGGCCGCCAGGCGCCACAGCGGGATGGGGGTCCTGAGGGAGGACTTCATCAAGTTTGACAAAATGTTTCCCCTCCTCATCGCTCAGATCCCCATCTGGCTTCTGGGACGGACCAAGGCGATCCGCGAGAATCTCATCAGATGTTTCCTGCCACACAGGATGTCGATTTGGTCCAACAAATCCCAGTTCATCAGGAGACGGTCGGAGGTGTTCGATCAGTACGACACACTGAGGGATTTCGACAAAGCAG CTCATCACTTTGCCATCCTCTGGGCGTCTTTGGGGAACACGGTCCCTGCCACCTTCTGGACCATGTACTACCTGGTGAGTCACCCTGAGGCTCTGGAGGTCGTCCGTCAGGAGATCCACGATGTCCTGAGAACCAATGGGGTGGAGTTCAGCAGGGACAGAGACGTGACGATCAGCAGAGAGCTGCTGGACAAACTCCTCTACCTGG AGAGCTCCATCAACGAAAGCCTCCGCCTGTCCTCAGCCTCCATGAACATCCGTGTGGCTCAGGAGGACTTTGATCTGCAGCTGGACAGCGAGCGCTCGGTGCCCGTTAGGAAAGGAGACATCATCGCTCTGTACCCTCAGAGCATGCACCTGGACCCCGAGATCTACGAGGAACCTCAG ACGTTCCAGTTTGACCGCTACACGCAGGACAGTAAAAAGAAGACGGACTTCTACAAAGACGGTGAGAAGCTCAAGTATTACCTGATGCCATTCGGCTCCGGCTCCTCAAAGTGTCCCGGACGATACTTCGCCATCAACGAGATCAAACAGTTCctgtgtctcctgctgctctacTTCGACCTTCAGCTGGAGGAAGGTCAGACCAGAGCCACGGTGGACTCCAGCAGAGCCGGACTGGGGATCCTGCTCCCCACCACCGACATACGCTTCAGATACAGACTAAGAGTTAACCAGGATTGA
- the LOC108884884 gene encoding 25-hydroxycholesterol 7-alpha-hydroxylase isoform X2, with product MTFIMDPLLYPNIIKHGRQLDFHEFSNRVAPFTFGYPPVTGKYPGLREEIRRSFHLLQGDGLIALTESMMGNLMLVFRQDHLAERPGEEGSWKSGNIYQFCFTVLFEATFLTLYGKPPAARRHSGMGVLREDFIKFDKMFPLLIAQIPIWLLGRTKAIRENLIRCFLPHRMSIWSNKSQFIRRRSEVFDQYDTLRDFDKAAHHFAILWASLGNTVPATFWTMYYLVSHPEALEVVRQEIHDVLRTNGVEFSRDRDVTISRELLDKLLYLESSINESLRLSSASMNIRVAQEDFDLQLDSERSVPVRKGDIIALYPQSMHLDPEIYEEPQTFQFDRYTQDSKKKTDFYKDGEKLKYYLMPFGSGSSKCPGRYFAINEIKQFLCLLLLYFDLQLEEGQTRATVDSSRAGLGILLPTTDIRFRYRLRVNQD from the exons ATGACCTTCATCATGGACCCTTTACTGTATCCAAACATCATCAAACATGGCCGACAGCTGGACTTCCACGAGTTCTCCAACAGGGTGGCTCCGTTCACCTTCGGCTACCCGCCCGTCACTGGAAAGTACCCCGGCCTGCGGGAGGAGATCCGCCGCtccttccacctcctccagggAGACGGTCTGATAGCCCTGACAGAGAGCATGATGGGTAACCTGATGCTGGTGTTTCGTCAGGACCACCTTGCAGAGCGGCCGGGGGAGGAGGGCAGCTGGAAGAGCGGCAACATATACcagttttgttttacagtctTGTTTGAGGCCACTTTCCTCACCTTGTACGGCAAACCGCCGGCCGCCAGGCGCCACAGCGGGATGGGGGTCCTGAGGGAGGACTTCATCAAGTTTGACAAAATGTTTCCCCTCCTCATCGCTCAGATCCCCATCTGGCTTCTGGGACGGACCAAGGCGATCCGCGAGAATCTCATCAGATGTTTCCTGCCACACAGGATGTCGATTTGGTCCAACAAATCCCAGTTCATCAGGAGACGGTCGGAGGTGTTCGATCAGTACGACACACTGAGGGATTTCGACAAAGCAG CTCATCACTTTGCCATCCTCTGGGCGTCTTTGGGGAACACGGTCCCTGCCACCTTCTGGACCATGTACTACCTGGTGAGTCACCCTGAGGCTCTGGAGGTCGTCCGTCAGGAGATCCACGATGTCCTGAGAACCAATGGGGTGGAGTTCAGCAGGGACAGAGACGTGACGATCAGCAGAGAGCTGCTGGACAAACTCCTCTACCTGG AGAGCTCCATCAACGAAAGCCTCCGCCTGTCCTCAGCCTCCATGAACATCCGTGTGGCTCAGGAGGACTTTGATCTGCAGCTGGACAGCGAGCGCTCGGTGCCCGTTAGGAAAGGAGACATCATCGCTCTGTACCCTCAGAGCATGCACCTGGACCCCGAGATCTACGAGGAACCTCAG ACGTTCCAGTTTGACCGCTACACGCAGGACAGTAAAAAGAAGACGGACTTCTACAAAGACGGTGAGAAGCTCAAGTATTACCTGATGCCATTCGGCTCCGGCTCCTCAAAGTGTCCCGGACGATACTTCGCCATCAACGAGATCAAACAGTTCctgtgtctcctgctgctctacTTCGACCTTCAGCTGGAGGAAGGTCAGACCAGAGCCACGGTGGACTCCAGCAGAGCCGGACTGGGGATCCTGCTCCCCACCACCGACATACGCTTCAGATACAGACTAAGAGTTAACCAGGATTGA